Genomic window (Bacteroidales bacterium):
CCTCCATACAGGCTCCAATAATATCATATGCTTCTTCTTTATAAATTAAATCCATATTTAGGATTAGTAGCTTACTATAAATAATTCGTTGATGGTTTCTTTTGTCCGCTAATTCACGCTAATTATACGAATTCACGCTAATTATTTTTTGAAAAAGTGCTGAGAACCGTTTTTTTTTAATTTGTGAAATTAGCTCCATTCGCGAAAACTCGCAGGAAGATCTTAAAAGTAACCTTCCTTCTTCTTTATAAATTAAATCCATATTTAGGATTAGTAGCTTACTATAAATAATTTGTTGATGGTTTCTTTTGTCCTCTAATTCACGCTAATTATTTTTTGAAAAAGTGCTGAGAACCGTTTTTTTTAATTCGTGAAATTAGCTCCATTCGCGAAAACTCGCGGGCAACCCTAAAAGTACCCTTCCTTCTTCTTTTGCTCCATACTTCCTTCTTCATCGAAATCGATAACGCGAGTTGTACGTTCCGAAACGGTAACGGTCATCATTTCTTCTACTATCTTTTCAATAGTATCTGCTTCTGATTCTACTGCTCCGGTTAGAGGGTAGCAGCCTAATGTTCTAAACCGAACCATACGCATTTCGGCTTTATCCCTTAATTCTTTTGGCATTCTATCATCATCAACTAAAACCAAAGAACCATCAATTTCTACTATTGGACGTTTTTTGGCGAAATAAAGAGGGACAATTGGAATATTTTCCAAACGGATATATTGCCAGATGTCTAATTCTGTCCAGTTACTGATAGGGAAAACACGAATAGATTCTCCTTGATGGACTTTTGAATTATAGATATCCCACAATTCAGGACGTTGATTTTTTGGATCCCATTGATGGTGTTTATCTCGGAAGGAGAAAATACGTTCTTTGGCGCGACTTTTTTCTTCATCGCGGCGAGCACCTCCGAATGCAGCATCGAATTTATACTTATTCAAACCCTGCAATAAAGCTTGGGTTTTCATGGTGTCGGTATGGACTTTACTTCCGTGAGTGAAAGGCCCAATTCCTGCTCCAAAACCTTCTTTATTATAATGCACAATCAGATCCCAATTTTTTTCTTTGGTATAGCTTTCGCGAAAAGCAATCATTTCTTTAAATTTCCATTTGCTATCGATATGCATCAATGGAAAAGGAACTTTTGCAGGATAAAACGCTTTCTCTGCCAGGCGTACCATAACGGAAGAATCTTTTCCGATGGAATAGAGCATTACAGGGTTTTCAAATTCTGCTGCCACTTCACGAATAATGTGAATGGCTTCGGCTTCCAATTCTTTTAAATTACTTATTGAGTAGTTGTTCATTTTTTTTATTGTCTTATGTCTTATTGGCTGTTTGCTTTCATTGCATAGCGCTTTATTTCCTTATCCTTTTGTTTCTCCTTGCTCCTTGTTTGAGATATCTCCTTCGCTATGCTCCTTCGAGATGAGAGATGAGGGGGTGTTGCTGTTAGCTCCCTGTCCATTTACTTTAGCTGTTGACTTTTTTTACCCTTTATATTCAATTTTAGATAAAATCACATCCAAACATTGCTGAACTGATTCTTCAAGCGAATGCTTATGGGTAAGCAATTCTATGTCCGGATTTTCCGGTGCATCAAATGGAGAATCTATTCCGGTAAAGTTTTTGATTTTGCCTTTGCGTGCTTTTTCATATAGACCTTTTACATCACGTTGTTCGCAAACTTCGATTGGAGTATTTACAAAGACTTCAATAAAATTCTCTTTACCTATAATTTTCTTTGCCATTTCACGAATTTCATTCGTCGGGCTAATAAAGCTATTTAGCGTAATCACTCCGCTATCCACCAAAAGTTTAGATACTTCTGCTATTCTACGGATGTTTTCTAAACGATCGGCTTCGGTGAACCCTAAATTGTTATTAATTCCTGAGCGAATATTATCACCATCAAGAATTTGCGTTAAATACCCACGGTCGTAAAGAGCTCTTTCCAGATGGAGGGCAACGGTAGTTTTTCCGGCACCCGATAATCCTGTAAACCAAATCACTTTAGAGTGCTGATTTAAAAGTTTTTCTTTATGCGCCCTTCCCATTATTCTATCGAAAACGGGGTGGATGTTGTTGGGGTTGTTCATGATATGGGGTTAATGTTTAAAATATGGGGATTTTTCATTGCTGTAAAATGCCTGCGGCGTAATTTGTGCTGCGCACGTAAATGCACTTTGTGCGTAATTTGCGCTTCGCGTGATATTTGCGCTACGCGCGTAAAATGTGCTACGCACGTAAAGTGTTTGTTATTTATTACCAATTGTTTTGATGTAGTTGTTTATTTTTATACCGATTATTTCAGCTTCTTGAATTAGTTGATTAAATGTTTCTTCTTCGATTAATTTTCTATTAAAGGCTTTAGTTAACCATGTTTTGTCTCGAAAAGAGAACCTCGTGAATAGTAAGTGAAGTTTTTTCTTTCTTTATAATGGAATCGGCCAAGTCCCTCGCTCAGATTAGCAGCCACAGAGTCTGCCGAACGGACTAATTGTTTTCCGATGGTATCCTTCTCAAAATAATCCCACTTTATAACTTCCGAATGAACTACTTCACCCAGTTTCATAGCTAAGTTATATGTTTCAAACTCTTCAAGTTTCATCTCACAATTACTATAAATTACATTTCTTTACATTTGCTTTTTGCGAATTAATAACGTGAAAACTAATTACCCTTCCTTACGTGCACAGTACTAATTACTTTTCCTTCCGCGCGAAGCGCTAATTCCCCTTCTTCTCCGCTATAAAAAACGGATTTAGTAAATTATCTTTATTATAAATTAATTCTTTATTTGTTTCCGGATTTATCATTTGTCCTCCGGCGGCTAATAAAACAGCATGAGCTGCTGCGGTATCCCATTCCATTGTTGGTCCAAAACGAGGATAAACATCGGCTTTGCCTTCTGCTACAAGACAAATTTTAAGGGAACTTCCTTTTGAAACTAAATCTATTTCAAATCCTTTTTCTTTTAAAGCATCGATATAGGCTTTGGTTTCCGGATTAAAATGAGAACGGCTGGCAACAACGGTTAATTTCTTTTCTTTTTTAGTTTTCAATTTAATTTGCTGTTCCGGCTTTAGGGGCAATTCCAATTCATCTATTTTCTCAATACTTATTTTATAGGCTTTATCGCCCAAACCAATAAACAATTCTTTTAAAACAGGTGCGTAAACCAATCCTGATACGGGCTTTCCTTGATGAATTAAAGCTACATTTACGGTAAACTCATCATTTTTTTTAATAAACTCTTTTGTTCCATCTAAGGGATCTATTAGCCAATAGGTTTTATAAGATTGTCTGATATCTCGACTTAAATGCTCCCCTTCCTCGCTTATTGTAGGAAATGAAGTTTGCTTAAGATAGGCCAGCAAAACATTATGTGCCGCTTTATCGGCTAATGTTAGCGGACTATCATCCTTTTTTGTTTCTATTCCAAAATCAGCTGAATGGTAAATGTTTAAAATAGCCTCACCAGCCTTTAAAACGGCTTTTATTAATGGGCGTAGATCTTCGTTATTTTTTATCATTAAAAATATCTCCAAAATAAAATACTTACTGCTCCAATCATATACAAAATGGTAAGAGGTAATCCTATTTTCATAAAATCTCTAAAGCGATATCCTCCCGGACCATAAACCATAAGGTTTGTTTGATATCCAATAGGGGTAATAAAGTTAGCTGCAGCAGCATAAGCAATTAATAAAACGAAAGGTGTGGGAGACATTCCTTCTGCAAGAGCAATAGTTAGAACTATTGGGAACATCAAAGCCACTGCGGCTTTATTGGTAATATACGCCGCCAAAACAGCTGTAACTAAATAAATTCCGATTAATAGTCCCAATGTTCCAAAAGGACGAAATAAACCAATAACTCCATGAGCTAAATCATATGCTACGCCGGTTTTAATCATAGCTGTTCCTAAAGCTAAGGATAAAGCTATTATCAATCCCAGGTCAAAATCTATACCACTTTGAATATCTTTTGGGTTAGCGATTCCTAAAGCAAGTATTATCACCAATAAACCTACAACTCCCATAAATAAAGGAATTATATTTAAGGCGGATAAAACTATTGCTAATATAAGTCCTCCTATTAAAACAATAGCATCCAAAGTTTTGGGTTTTACATAGGTTCTTAGAGTAGAAAGAGGATAAAAATCGCGAGTATAGTTGCTCAAGTTTGCAAAATCTTCACCAGCCAAAAGTAGAAGTACATCACCGGCTTCGAGGATTATTTGTCCGAGTTTCCCATTTAATCTTTCTCCATTGCGATGAATGGCGATAACAGCGGCATCAAAACGAGAACGAAAGTGAGCTTCTTTAACTGTCTTTTTTAATAAGTTAGAATTATAAGAGACTACTATTTCAATCAGTTGAGTTTTGGCTTTATTTTTAAACATTCCTACTTCAACAGGCGTCAATCCACTTTCGGGTTCTATTAATTCTGCGATAGCTTGTGTATTTCCGGCAAATGTTAGTATATCATTTCCTTCCAAGACAAAATAAGGACTAATAGGGGAGAACTGTTTCTCTCCTCTTCTAACTTCTACTAAAAACAAACTCTTTAAGTTCCTTAAACTCCCTTTCTCTACGGATTTTCCAACATATTCTGAATCCGGAGCTATTCTAATATCAACCAAATATTCTCGACGATTACTTACTACTCTTTCGAGTGAATCTTCATTATTTGGTAAAAGCTTATTGGCAAAAATCAGCAGATAGATAATACCTAATATTGTCATTGGAATACCTACCCAAGCAAAATCAAAAATTCCTAAGCTTTTAAAATTTGGAAAAAGGATTTGATCGGCAACCATTCCGTTTACAATCAAGTTGGTAGAAGTACCTATTAAGGTAGCTGTACCTCCAAGTATGGCAGCATATGAAAGCGGAATTAATAATTTTGATACCGCTATTTGGTGTTTTTTCCCCCAGCTTGAAACATAGGGCATCATCACGGCTACCAAAGGTGTATTATTTAGAAAAGCAGAAGATCCTGCAATCATAAATGTCATCCTTGCCATAAAATTCGGATAGCTTTTAGAACCGTTGAAAATCCGTTTTTCAAAAAATACATTTAATACTCCTTTCTTACGAATTATGTCGCCAATCAAAAGTAATATTATTATAATGATAATTTGTTCATTGGCAAATCCCCCTAATATTTCACGAGGAGTTAATATTCCGCTAATTCCCAATACTACGACTGCTATAACGAAAGTAAAGGCAGGTCCAATCAGATTAAAATATAAACTGATTAGAATAAAAACGAGTACAAGGTATAGGATGTATTGGTCTAACATTGAATGATGGCTTTCCGCATAGCGAGGGCGTTTGGGGTTTAGGGTTTGTCTCTCCGTCTTGCTGATCCGTCGGACTTCGGTGTGAGCTCAGTAGAACGCTGACGGAGAAGCATTTCTTTGCTTTGTTGCTTGGCTACTTACTCCTTACTCCTTACTTTTTGTTTGAGATCTCTCCTTCGCTGTGCTCCGTCGAGATGAGGGGGTAGGGGTGTTGCTGTTAGCTCCTTGCTCTCCTTGTCTCTTTATCACTTCATCACTTTTTTACAATCTTCCGTCTACTTTATCTTTTGGTAAGAATCCTTTAATATCGAATATTACTGATTTATCGCCATTGGTTAAGCGATCCATATCCAGTTTGGCAAATTGATCGTGTGAAACGGCTAAAATTATAGCATCATATTTTTTGGCATAGATATCAACATCTTTTTCCATGATCTTGATTCCGTACTCATACTTTACTTCTTCTTGATCTGCCCAAGGATCATAAATATCTAACTGACAACCAAACTCTTGTAATTCATCAACAATATCAACGGTTTTGGTATTTCTGATATCAGGACAATTTTCTTTAAAAGTAACACCAAGAAGTAGAACATTACTATTTAAAATGGTTAAGCCTTTTTTGATCATTAATTTAACGACTTTTGAAGCTACAAAGTGAGCCATCTCGTCGTTAACGCGTCTTCCTGAGCGAATTACAGCAGGATTATAACCTAATGCTTCGGCTTTAAAAGCTAAATAATAAGGGTCGACACCAATGCAGTGTCCGCCAACCAATCCCGGACGGTATTTTAAGAAATTCCATTTTGTTCCGGCAGCTTCTATAACTTCGTTGGTATCAATATCCATACGGTCAAAAATAAGAGCCAATTCATTTACGAACGAAATATTCAAGTCGCGTTGAGCATTTTCTATAACTTTTGCGGCTTCGGCAACTTTAATACTTGTCGCCATATGCGTGCCGTTTAATAAGATAGTATTGTATAAATCGTCAACTTCTTGGGCTATTTCAGGTGTGGAGCCGGAAGTGATTTTTTTAATAGTTGTAAGTGTATTTACTTTATCGCCGGGATTTATTCTTTCAGGACTATATCCTGCATAGAAATCGACATTGAATTTTAGTCCGCTTTGTTTTTCAATTACCGGTAAACAGTCTTCTTCTGTAGCTCCCGGAT
Coding sequences:
- the cysD gene encoding sulfate adenylyltransferase subunit CysD, whose amino-acid sequence is MNNYSISNLKELEAEAIHIIREVAAEFENPVMLYSIGKDSSVMVRLAEKAFYPAKVPFPLMHIDSKWKFKEMIAFRESYTKEKNWDLIVHYNKEGFGAGIGPFTHGSKVHTDTMKTQALLQGLNKYKFDAAFGGARRDEEKSRAKERIFSFRDKHHQWDPKNQRPELWDIYNSKVHQGESIRVFPISNWTELDIWQYIRLENIPIVPLYFAKKRPIVEIDGSLVLVDDDRMPKELRDKAEMRMVRFRTLGCYPLTGAVESEADTIEKIVEEMMTVTVSERTTRVIDFDEEGSMEQKKKEGYF
- the cysC gene encoding adenylyl-sulfate kinase, which gives rise to MNNPNNIHPVFDRIMGRAHKEKLLNQHSKVIWFTGLSGAGKTTVALHLERALYDRGYLTQILDGDNIRSGINNNLGFTEADRLENIRRIAEVSKLLVDSGVITLNSFISPTNEIREMAKKIIGKENFIEVFVNTPIEVCEQRDVKGLYEKARKGKIKNFTGIDSPFDAPENPDIELLTHKHSLEESVQQCLDVILSKIEYKG
- a CDS encoding four helix bundle protein, whose translation is MKLGEVVHSEVIKWDYFEKDTIGKQLVRSADSVAANLSEGLGRFHYKERKNFTYYSRGSLFETKHG
- the cysQ gene encoding 3'(2'),5'-bisphosphate nucleotidase CysQ; the protein is MIKNNEDLRPLIKAVLKAGEAILNIYHSADFGIETKKDDSPLTLADKAAHNVLLAYLKQTSFPTISEEGEHLSRDIRQSYKTYWLIDPLDGTKEFIKKNDEFTVNVALIHQGKPVSGLVYAPVLKELFIGLGDKAYKISIEKIDELELPLKPEQQIKLKTKKEKKLTVVASRSHFNPETKAYIDALKEKGFEIDLVSKGSSLKICLVAEGKADVYPRFGPTMEWDTAAAHAVLLAAGGQMINPETNKELIYNKDNLLNPFFIAEKKGN
- a CDS encoding SLC13 family permease, producing the protein MLDQYILYLVLVFILISLYFNLIGPAFTFVIAVVVLGISGILTPREILGGFANEQIIIIIILLLIGDIIRKKGVLNVFFEKRIFNGSKSYPNFMARMTFMIAGSSAFLNNTPLVAVMMPYVSSWGKKHQIAVSKLLIPLSYAAILGGTATLIGTSTNLIVNGMVADQILFPNFKSLGIFDFAWVGIPMTILGIIYLLIFANKLLPNNEDSLERVVSNRREYLVDIRIAPDSEYVGKSVEKGSLRNLKSLFLVEVRRGEKQFSPISPYFVLEGNDILTFAGNTQAIAELIEPESGLTPVEVGMFKNKAKTQLIEIVVSYNSNLLKKTVKEAHFRSRFDAAVIAIHRNGERLNGKLGQIILEAGDVLLLLAGEDFANLSNYTRDFYPLSTLRTYVKPKTLDAIVLIGGLILAIVLSALNIIPLFMGVVGLLVIILALGIANPKDIQSGIDFDLGLIIALSLALGTAMIKTGVAYDLAHGVIGLFRPFGTLGLLIGIYLVTAVLAAYITNKAAVALMFPIVLTIALAEGMSPTPFVLLIAYAAAANFITPIGYQTNLMVYGPGGYRFRDFMKIGLPLTILYMIGAVSILFWRYF
- a CDS encoding nucleotide sugar dehydrogenase produces the protein MKKIAIIGLGYVGLPLAVEFGKKYPVVGFDINVKRVAELNAGHDHTLETEDEDLQSVLSQGGQLGLELTTEFEAIRDAQIYIVTVPTPIDKYKRPDLTPLIKASETVGKVISKGDIVIYESTVYPGATEEDCLPVIEKQSGLKFNVDFYAGYSPERINPGDKVNTLTTIKKITSGSTPEIAQEVDDLYNTILLNGTHMATSIKVAEAAKVIENAQRDLNISFVNELALIFDRMDIDTNEVIEAAGTKWNFLKYRPGLVGGHCIGVDPYYLAFKAEALGYNPAVIRSGRRVNDEMAHFVASKVVKLMIKKGLTILNSNVLLLGVTFKENCPDIRNTKTVDIVDELQEFGCQLDIYDPWADQEEVKYEYGIKIMEKDVDIYAKKYDAIILAVSHDQFAKLDMDRLTNGDKSVIFDIKGFLPKDKVDGRL